A genomic segment from Desulfurobacterium pacificum encodes:
- the mqnE gene encoding aminofutalosine synthase MqnE: protein MAKIEEIVNPQLVEDKNLIKIAEKILNNERLSFEDGIKLFETNDILTLGKLADYVNRKKNGRLVYFVVNRHINLTNLCVGNCKFCAFRREKGDPDAYELTIDQVLQKIEEFKGVSEIHIVSGLHPDWNYDYYVQLLKAIKESFPHIHVQAFTAEEIDHLSRISGKPIETVLSELIEAGLDSIPGGGAEIFNESLRKELCPHKLSSERYLKIHETAHKFGLKSNASILYGHVETYADRVNHLLKLRELQDKTGGFQAFMAFAYHPENTRLGGKFTTGFDDIKMLSVARLILDNFQHIRAFWIMLGEKLAQVSLHFGVNDLDGTVVEESITRSAGAKTDSFMPKERLIKLIREAGKIPVERDTVYNVIKIYEEQLWNN from the coding sequence GTGGCTAAAATAGAAGAGATAGTTAACCCTCAATTGGTTGAAGATAAAAACCTTATCAAAATAGCTGAAAAAATCCTAAACAACGAAAGACTCTCTTTTGAAGATGGTATTAAACTATTTGAAACCAACGACATTCTTACGTTGGGCAAGTTAGCAGACTACGTAAACAGAAAAAAGAACGGACGTCTGGTTTACTTCGTTGTCAACAGACACATCAATCTTACAAACCTCTGTGTAGGAAACTGCAAGTTCTGCGCTTTTAGGAGAGAAAAAGGAGACCCTGATGCCTATGAACTGACCATAGACCAGGTTCTGCAAAAGATAGAAGAATTCAAAGGAGTTTCCGAAATCCACATAGTCAGCGGATTACATCCCGACTGGAACTACGACTACTACGTTCAACTTCTCAAAGCAATAAAGGAATCTTTCCCCCACATTCACGTCCAGGCATTCACTGCAGAAGAAATAGACCACCTTTCACGAATTTCAGGAAAACCGATAGAAACAGTCCTATCAGAATTGATAGAAGCAGGTCTTGACTCAATCCCCGGCGGCGGTGCCGAAATATTCAACGAATCCCTCAGAAAAGAACTATGCCCACACAAACTTTCATCGGAAAGGTATCTTAAAATCCACGAAACAGCCCACAAATTCGGTTTAAAATCAAACGCTTCAATCCTTTACGGTCACGTAGAAACCTACGCAGATAGAGTTAACCACCTCTTAAAACTAAGAGAACTTCAGGATAAAACAGGCGGATTTCAAGCCTTCATGGCTTTTGCCTACCACCCGGAAAATACCCGTTTAGGCGGCAAGTTCACCACAGGTTTTGACGATATAAAGATGCTTTCTGTAGCAAGGCTAATTTTAGACAACTTCCAGCATATAAGGGCGTTCTGGATAATGTTAGGTGAAAAGTTGGCACAGGTTTCGCTTCATTTCGGAGTTAACGATTTAGACGGAACCGTTGTAGAAGAATCAATAACGAGGTCTGCAGGCGCAAAAACAGATTCATTCATGCCAAAAGAAAGACTCATAAAGCTGATAAGAGAAGCAGGAAAAATCCCCGTAGAACGCGACACTGTATACAACGTAATCAAAATTTACGAGGAGCAACTATGGAACAACTAA
- the mqnE gene encoding aminofutalosine synthase MqnE, with protein sequence MEQLISLLDKELIPIAEKVFNGERLSFEDGLKLFESSNLTAIGMLANYVAEKKNGKFAYFNVNVHITPTNICIGTCKFCAFRKSKNDPDAYELTTEEIVKKLKDYYSQNPNLTEVHIVGGLHPDWNYNRFIEIIRAVRENFPDIHIKAYTAEEIKYIAEKGNKSVEETLHELIEAGLNSIPGGGGEIFNERIRQKICPEKITAEEYLQIHKTAHRMGLKSNATMLFGHVETYADRVDHLIRLREAQDETGGFQTFIPLAFHPLNTKIPNANYTTGVDELKTIAVSRLILDNFPHIKAYWIMLGEKVAQIALQFGADDIDGTVTEEDITQAAGARAGQSIPKSRLIKLIKEAGKIPVERDTIYNVLHIYNSEKQ encoded by the coding sequence ATGGAACAACTAATTTCCCTACTTGACAAGGAATTAATACCTATAGCAGAAAAGGTTTTCAACGGCGAAAGGCTCTCTTTTGAAGATGGCTTAAAGCTCTTTGAGTCAAGCAACTTAACAGCAATAGGAATGCTGGCAAACTACGTTGCAGAAAAGAAAAACGGAAAATTCGCCTACTTTAACGTAAACGTTCACATAACCCCAACCAACATCTGCATCGGCACCTGCAAGTTCTGTGCTTTCAGAAAAAGCAAAAACGACCCAGACGCCTATGAATTAACTACAGAAGAAATAGTCAAAAAACTAAAAGACTACTACTCTCAAAACCCAAATCTCACAGAAGTTCACATAGTAGGCGGATTACACCCCGACTGGAACTACAACCGCTTCATTGAAATAATAAGAGCAGTAAGAGAAAACTTCCCCGATATCCACATTAAAGCTTACACCGCAGAAGAAATCAAATACATAGCTGAAAAGGGTAACAAAAGCGTAGAAGAAACTCTGCACGAACTAATAGAAGCAGGACTTAATTCAATTCCAGGCGGCGGTGGAGAGATATTCAACGAAAGAATCCGCCAGAAGATATGTCCTGAAAAGATAACCGCCGAGGAATACCTGCAAATTCACAAAACAGCCCATAGAATGGGGCTAAAATCCAACGCAACCATGCTTTTCGGTCACGTAGAAACTTATGCAGACAGAGTTGACCACCTTATTAGGTTAAGAGAAGCTCAAGATGAAACGGGAGGCTTTCAAACTTTTATTCCCCTTGCCTTTCACCCACTAAACACGAAAATCCCCAACGCCAATTACACAACAGGCGTTGATGAACTTAAAACGATAGCTGTTTCAAGGCTAATCTTAGACAACTTCCCACATATCAAAGCCTACTGGATAATGTTAGGTGAAAAGGTTGCCCAAATAGCCCTTCAGTTCGGCGCAGACGATATAGATGGAACAGTAACGGAAGAAGACATAACTCAAGCAGCAGGAGCAAGAGCAGGACAGTCAATTCCTAAAAGCAGACTCATAAAACTAATCAAAGAAGCAGGAAAAATCCCCGTAGAACGCGACACCATCTACAACGTCCTTCACATATACAATTCGGAGAAACAATGA
- the mntA gene encoding type VII toxin-antitoxin system MntA family adenylyltransferase antitoxin, which yields MKTLFDKLKKALEKDENVVFAYVFGSHVNGIPTPKSDVDVAVYFKKPPRGTEILDYAVKLSNFLNKEVDLVIFNLASPFTRFHILNTGEPLIVKDSEALAEFKRKTMIDYEEYKYMAEAFFAEQKVNREKAK from the coding sequence ATGAAAACCCTTTTTGACAAACTAAAGAAAGCGTTAGAAAAAGATGAAAACGTCGTATTCGCCTACGTTTTCGGTTCACACGTTAACGGAATTCCTACACCCAAAAGCGACGTTGACGTAGCCGTATACTTTAAAAAACCGCCAAGAGGAACAGAAATACTTGACTACGCCGTAAAACTTTCAAACTTCCTTAACAAAGAAGTTGATTTGGTAATTTTTAACCTCGCCTCACCGTTTACCCGCTTCCATATACTTAATACAGGCGAACCGCTGATAGTGAAAGACTCTGAAGCCCTCGCAGAGTTTAAGAGAAAAACGATGATAGACTACGAAGAATACAAATACATGGCGGAGGCATTCTTTGCTGAACAGAAAGTTAATAGAGAGAAAGCTAAGTAA